Proteins encoded together in one Microcebus murinus isolate Inina chromosome 16, M.murinus_Inina_mat1.0, whole genome shotgun sequence window:
- the LOC105862355 gene encoding olfactory receptor 6Z7-like has product MERSLALANMSRNQEFVLLGLSARLGVRDALFAIFLTLYLLTLLENTLVICLVCRRRELRKPMYFFLGNLSCLEVCYVSVTMPSLLAGLWAGPRPVPFTACIAQLFLFVSFLGTKCTLLAAMAYDRYAAICRPLHYPLLMRPRVCQGLALSSWLGGLLVSVGKTTCIASLSYCGPNVLNHFFCDVSPLLNLSCTHVALPELVDFLSAIVIFWGSLLVALACYAAIGVAVLRMRSAAARCRAASTCASHLLVMGAFYALVLFAYSRRSRLEPTDLHKVLSVVYTVATPLCSPAVYCLRNREVRAALRSALGPRRLHVPPGRRARQAPGQMGSCRKIFST; this is encoded by the coding sequence ATGGAGAGGTCTCTGGCTTTGGCCAATATGTCCAGAAACCAGGAGTTTGTCCTGCTGGGCCTGTCTGCCAGGCTGGGCGTCAGGGATGCCCTGTTTGCCATCTTCCTGACCCTCTACCTGCTGACACTCCTGGAGAACACGCTCGTCATCTGCCTGGTCTGCAGGCGCAGGGAGCTCCGCAagcccatgtacttcttcctgggCAACCTCAGCTGCCTGGAGGTGTGCTACGTGTCTGTGaccatgcccagcctgctggCGGGGCTCTGGGCTGGACCCCGCCCTGTGCCCTTCACGGCCTGCATCGCGCAGCTTTTCTTATTCGTCTCGTTCCTTGGTACCAAGTGCACCCTCCTGGCAgccatggcctatgaccgctacgCGGCCATCTGCCGCCCACTGCACTACCCGCTGCTCATGCGGCCCCGGGTCTGCCAGGGGTTGGCCTTGTCCTCGTGGCTTGGGGGGCTGCTGGTCTCGGTGGGCAAGACCACATGCATCGCCAGCCTGTCCTACTGCGGCCCCAACGTCCTCAACCACTTCTTCTGCGACGTCTCCCCTCTGCTCAACCTGTCCTGCACCCACGTGGCCCTGCCGGAGCTGGTGGACTTCCTCTCGGCCATCGTCATCTTCTGGGGCTCCCTCCTGGTTGCTCTGGCGTGCTACGCGGCCATCGGCGTGGCGGTGCTCCGCATGCGGTCCGCGGCGGCGCGCTGCAGAGCTGCGTCCACCTGCGCCTCGCACCTGCTGGTCATGGGCGCCTTCTACGCCCTGGTCCTCTTCGCGTACTCCCGCCGCAGCCGCCTGGAGCCCACAGACCTCCACAAGGTGCTGTCGGTCGTCTACACGGTGGCCACGCCGCTGTGCAGCCCGGCGGTCTACTGCCTGCGGAACCGCGAGGTGCGCGCGGCGCTGCGGAGCGCGCTCGGCCCGCGCCGTCTCCACGTCCCGCCCGGCAGACGCGCGCGTCAGGCTCCGGGGCAGATGGGAAGCTGTAGGAAGATATTCTCAACGTAA
- the LOC105862354 gene encoding olfactory receptor 6Z7-like: MEKSLELGNLTRVQEFVLLGLSARLGIRDALFAIFLTLYLLTLLENTLVICLVCRRRELRKPMYFFLGNLSCLEVCYVSVTMPSLLAGLWAGPRPVPFTACMTQLFFFISLICTECTLLAAMAYDRYAAICRPLHYPLLMRPRMCLGLAVTSWLGGLLVSVIKTACIASLSYCGPNVVNHFFCDVSPLLNLSCTHVALTELVDFLSAIVILWGSLLVAVASYVAIGRTVLRMPSAAARSKAFSTCASHLVVVSVFYSATLFIYARPSRMEARDLNKVLSVIYTVVTPMCNPVIYCLRNREVQAAFRRMLRWS, encoded by the coding sequence ATGGAGAAGTCCTTGGAATTGGGCAACCTGACCAGAGTCCAGGAGTTTGTCCTGCTGGGCCTGTCTGCCAGGCTGGGCATCAGGGATGCCCTGTTTGCCATCTTCCTGACCCTCTACCTGCTGACACTCCTGGAGAACACGCTCGTCATCTGCCTGGTCTGCAGGCGCAGGGAGCTCCGCAagcccatgtacttcttcctgggCAACCTCAGCTGCCTGGAGGTGTGCTACGTGTCTGTGaccatgcccagcctgctggCGGGGCTCTGGGCTGGACCCCGCCCTGTGCCCTTCACGGCCTGCATGACCCAGCTCTTTTTCTTTATCTCCCTCATCTGCACAGAGTGCACCCTCCTGGCCgccatggcctatgaccgctacgCGGCCATCTGCCGCCCACTGCACTACCCGCTGCTCATGCGACCCCGGATGTGCCTGGGCTTGGCGGTAACGTCATGGCTTGGGGGGCTGCTGGTCTCGGTGATCAAAACAGCATGCATCGCCAGCCTGTCCTACTGCGGCCCCAACGTCGTCAACCACTTCTTCTGCGATGTCTCCCCTCTGCTCAACCTGTCCTGCACCCACGTGGCCCTGACGGAGCTGGTGGACTTCCTCTCGGCCATCGTCATCCTCTGGGGCTCCTTGCTCGTGGCCGTGGCCTCCTACGTGGCCATCGGGAGGACTGTCCTCCGCATGCCATCAGCTGCCGCCCGCAGcaaagccttctccacctgcgCCTCCCACCTGGTCGTGGTGAGCGTCTTCTACTCTGCCACGCTCTTCATCTATGCCCGGCCCAGCCGCATGGAAGCCAGGGACCTCAACAAGGTGCTGTCAGTCATCTACACGGTGGTCACGCCCATGTGCAACCCCGTCATCTACTGCCTGCGGAACAGGGAGGTCCAGGCCGCTTTCCGTAGAATGCTGCGCTGGTCCTGA